A part of Micromonospora chersina genomic DNA contains:
- the rsmG gene encoding 16S rRNA (guanine(527)-N(7))-methyltransferase RsmG — protein MDGADRSAGEQPSPAGATLPPELADAARTLFGDRLDLAAAYAELLATDGVVRGLIGPRETPRLWDRHLLNCAAMAERIPEGASVIDVGSGAGLPGLVLAIARPDLTVTLVEPLARRTSFLIEAVQHLGLTRSVRVFRGRAEEAATGSRDREPLSADIVTARAVAALDRLAAWCLPLAVPGGRLVALKGASAAEEMAEHAAAVARLGGGEPELHRCGADVIDPPATVIEVVRERVVGPARKKGPKRSRGGRRRGSHGRDR, from the coding sequence ATGGACGGTGCGGACCGGTCCGCCGGTGAGCAGCCATCCCCGGCGGGGGCGACGTTGCCGCCCGAGTTGGCGGACGCCGCCCGTACCCTCTTCGGCGACCGGCTCGACCTGGCCGCCGCGTACGCCGAACTGCTGGCCACGGACGGGGTGGTGCGCGGCCTGATCGGCCCCCGCGAGACGCCCCGGCTCTGGGACCGCCACCTGCTCAACTGTGCGGCCATGGCCGAGCGGATCCCGGAGGGCGCCAGCGTCATCGACGTCGGCTCCGGGGCGGGCTTGCCCGGTCTGGTGCTGGCCATCGCGCGCCCCGACCTCACGGTGACCCTGGTCGAGCCGCTCGCCCGGCGGACCTCCTTCCTGATCGAGGCGGTGCAGCACCTCGGGCTGACCCGATCGGTCCGGGTGTTCCGCGGACGTGCCGAGGAGGCCGCCACGGGGTCGCGCGACCGGGAACCGCTGAGCGCCGACATCGTCACCGCGCGAGCCGTGGCGGCGCTGGACCGGCTCGCCGCCTGGTGCCTCCCGCTGGCGGTGCCCGGCGGCCGGTTGGTGGCGCTCAAGGGCGCCTCCGCCGCCGAGGAGATGGCCGAGCACGCCGCGGCGGTGGCCCGGCTCGGTGGCGGCGAGCCGGAGTTGCACCGGTGCGGGGCCGACGTGATCGATCCGCCCGCCACGGTGATCGAGGTGGTCCGCGAACGGGTGGTCGGCCCGGCCAGGAAGAAGGGGCCGAAGCGCTCGCGGGGCGGGCGCCGCCGCGGCTCCCACGGTCGGGATCGCTGA
- the recF gene encoding DNA replication/repair protein RecF (All proteins in this family for which functions are known are DNA-binding proteins that assist the filamentation of RecA onto DNA for the initiation of recombination or recombinational repair.) — translation MYVRRLELVDFRSYERVGVDLEPGPNVLVGANGVGKTNLVEALGYVATLDSHRVATDAPLVRMGAVSAVIRCAVVHEGRELLIELEIVPGKANRARLGRSPARRARDVLGALRLVLFAPEDLELVRGDPAERRRYLDDLLVTRQPRYAGVRADYERVVKQRNALLRTAYLARKTGGSRGGDLSTLAVWDTHLAHHGAELLAGRLELVAALTPHVAKAYDAVAAGRGAAGIAYRPSVELPESTTDRAALVEALAAALTASRSAEIERGTTLVGPHRDDLALSLGPLPAKGYASHGESWSYALALRLAGYDLLRADGIEPVLVLDDVFAELDAGRRERLAELVGGASQLLVTCAVDDDVPATLRGTRYAVGEGTVRRVG, via the coding sequence GTGTACGTCCGCCGGCTCGAACTTGTCGACTTCCGCTCGTACGAGCGGGTCGGCGTCGACCTGGAGCCGGGCCCGAACGTGCTGGTCGGCGCGAACGGCGTCGGCAAGACCAACCTGGTCGAGGCGTTGGGCTACGTGGCGACCCTGGACTCGCACCGGGTCGCCACGGACGCCCCACTGGTTCGGATGGGCGCCGTCTCGGCGGTGATCCGCTGCGCGGTGGTGCACGAGGGCCGGGAACTCCTGATCGAGCTGGAGATCGTCCCGGGCAAGGCCAACCGGGCCCGGCTGGGCCGTTCCCCGGCCCGCCGCGCCCGGGACGTGCTGGGCGCGCTGCGGCTGGTGCTCTTCGCCCCGGAGGACCTGGAGCTGGTCCGTGGCGACCCGGCGGAGCGCCGCCGCTATCTGGACGACCTGCTGGTGACCCGCCAGCCCCGGTACGCCGGGGTGCGCGCCGACTACGAGCGGGTGGTGAAGCAGCGCAACGCGCTGCTGCGGACGGCGTACCTGGCCCGGAAGACGGGCGGCTCGCGGGGCGGGGACCTGTCCACCCTCGCGGTCTGGGACACCCACCTGGCGCACCACGGGGCGGAGCTGCTGGCCGGCCGGCTGGAGCTGGTCGCCGCACTCACCCCGCACGTGGCCAAGGCGTACGACGCGGTGGCGGCGGGCCGGGGCGCGGCGGGGATCGCGTACCGGCCGTCGGTGGAGCTGCCCGAGTCGACCACGGACCGGGCGGCGCTGGTGGAGGCGCTCGCCGCGGCGCTGACCGCGAGCCGGTCGGCGGAGATCGAGCGGGGCACCACCCTGGTCGGCCCGCACCGCGACGACCTGGCGCTCAGCCTCGGCCCGCTGCCCGCCAAGGGCTACGCCAGCCACGGCGAGTCCTGGTCCTACGCGCTGGCGCTGCGGCTGGCCGGGTACGACCTGCTGCGCGCCGACGGTATCGAGCCGGTGCTGGTGCTGGACGACGTCTTCGCCGAGCTGGATGCCGGCCGGCGGGAGCGGCTGGCCGAGCTGGTGGGCGGCGCGAGCCAGCTCCTGGTGACGTGCGCGGTGGACGACGACGTGCCGGCGACCCTGCGGGGCACCCGGTACGCGGTGGGCGAGGGGACGGTACGCCGTGTCGGATGA
- the dnaN gene encoding DNA polymerase III subunit beta, with product MKFRVERDALAEAVAWTAKSLPNRPSVPVLAGVMLRVTDGNLQVSGFDYEVSSQVTVEVQGDADGAALVSGRLLAEITKALPAKPVDIAAVGAHLELVCGSARFTLPTMPVEDYPTLPEMPESAGTVDAAAFAAAVAQVAVAAGRDETLPMMTGVRIELSGSTLAMLATDRYRLALREMEWNPDDPEISLNALVPARTLHDTAKALGPLGGHVTMALSQGGAGEGMIGFSGGTRRTTSRLLDGANYPPVRSLFPASHNAEARVPVATLIEVVKRVALVAERTTPVLLSFSSDGLVVEAGGTEEARASEAMEATFTGDPLTIGFNPQYLIDGLSNLGAQFAQLAFVDAFKPAVISPAGEDGEVIPGYRYLIMPIRVSR from the coding sequence ATGAAGTTCCGAGTGGAGCGCGACGCGCTCGCCGAGGCGGTCGCGTGGACCGCCAAGAGCCTGCCCAACCGACCCTCCGTACCGGTGCTGGCCGGGGTGATGCTCCGCGTCACCGACGGCAACCTCCAGGTCTCCGGTTTCGACTACGAGGTCTCCAGCCAGGTCACCGTCGAGGTGCAGGGTGACGCCGACGGCGCCGCCCTGGTCTCCGGCCGGCTGCTCGCCGAGATCACCAAGGCGCTCCCGGCCAAGCCGGTGGACATCGCCGCCGTCGGCGCGCACCTGGAACTGGTCTGCGGCAGCGCCCGGTTCACCCTGCCGACCATGCCGGTCGAGGACTACCCGACCCTGCCCGAGATGCCGGAGAGCGCCGGCACCGTCGACGCGGCCGCGTTCGCCGCCGCGGTGGCCCAGGTGGCCGTGGCCGCCGGCCGCGACGAGACGCTGCCGATGATGACCGGCGTCCGGATCGAGCTGTCCGGCAGCACGCTGGCGATGCTCGCCACCGACCGCTACCGCCTGGCCCTGCGCGAGATGGAGTGGAACCCGGACGACCCGGAGATCAGCCTCAACGCGCTGGTGCCCGCCCGCACGCTGCACGACACCGCCAAGGCCCTCGGCCCGCTCGGCGGCCACGTCACCATGGCGCTGTCTCAGGGCGGCGCCGGCGAGGGCATGATCGGCTTCTCCGGCGGCACCCGCCGGACCACCAGCCGGCTGCTCGACGGGGCCAACTACCCGCCGGTGCGCTCGCTCTTCCCGGCCAGCCACAACGCCGAGGCCCGGGTCCCGGTCGCCACGCTCATCGAGGTGGTCAAGCGGGTGGCCCTGGTCGCCGAGCGCACCACCCCGGTGCTGCTCAGCTTCAGCTCCGACGGCCTGGTGGTCGAGGCCGGCGGCACCGAGGAGGCCCGGGCCAGCGAGGCCATGGAGGCGACCTTCACGGGCGACCCGCTGACCATCGGCTTCAACCCGCAGTACCTGATCGACGGCCTCAGCAACCTGGGCGCCCAGTTCGCCCAGCTGGCGTTCGTCGACGCCTTCAAGCCCGCGGTGATTTCCCCGGCGGGCGAGGATGGCGAGGTCATCCCGGGGTACCGGTACCTCATCATGCCGATCCGCGTGTCCCGCTGA
- a CDS encoding protein jag, with translation MTDTSIPSADQSLDEENAPAATPEEAEETQGEAREKKAPADSDLFRQSEIAADYVEGLLDILDYDGDIDELVSGGRPVVEVVGGRLQNLVGQRGATLEALQELARLAVFRQTGSPSRLLLDVGGYRAARRKELAAVAKNAVEKVKEYGEPVRLEPMSAFERKCVHDVVNAMSGVESESEGVEPNRRIVVRPVAD, from the coding sequence GTGACCGACACCAGCATCCCCAGCGCCGACCAGTCCCTGGACGAGGAGAACGCGCCGGCCGCCACCCCCGAGGAGGCCGAGGAGACCCAGGGCGAGGCCCGGGAGAAGAAGGCCCCCGCCGACAGCGACCTGTTCCGCCAGAGCGAGATCGCCGCCGACTACGTCGAGGGCCTGCTCGACATCCTCGACTACGACGGGGACATCGACGAGCTGGTCTCCGGCGGCCGCCCGGTCGTCGAGGTGGTCGGTGGCCGCCTCCAGAACCTGGTCGGCCAGCGCGGCGCCACCCTGGAGGCGCTGCAGGAGCTGGCCCGGCTCGCGGTGTTCCGGCAGACCGGTTCGCCGAGCCGCCTGCTGCTCGACGTCGGTGGCTACCGCGCCGCCCGGCGCAAGGAGCTGGCCGCCGTCGCCAAGAACGCGGTGGAGAAGGTCAAGGAGTACGGCGAGCCCGTCCGCCTGGAGCCGATGTCCGCCTTCGAGCGCAAGTGCGTGCACGACGTGGTCAACGCGATGAGCGGCGTGGAGAGCGAGTCCGAGGGCGTCGAGCCGAACCGCCGGATCGTGGTCCGGCCGGTGGCGGACTGA
- a CDS encoding ParA family protein, which produces MAAPADTPPAAGYDDEPTASTYVSRETPTREEDDPPLAMEAMRAVQILNPSGEVTMPRPERTRVMCVANQKGGVGKTTTTVNLAVALALHGNRVLVVDLDPQGNASTGLNVPHHTGVPDVYDCLIDSVPLEEVAQAVEGIPNLWCVPATIDLAGAEIELVSVVARESRLARAIAAYPGHFDYVFIDCPPSLGLLTVNALVAAQEVLIPIQCEYYALEGLNQLIQNINLVRQHLNPKLEVSTILLTMYDRRTRLADAVEQDVRNHFGDKVLQAVIPRNVRVSEAPSYGQSVMTYDPGSRGATSYFEAAQEIAERGVMEPVSRNA; this is translated from the coding sequence GTGGCTGCCCCTGCCGACACGCCACCGGCCGCCGGCTACGACGACGAACCCACCGCGAGCACGTACGTTTCACGTGAAACCCCGACGCGCGAAGAGGATGACCCACCGTTGGCTATGGAGGCTATGCGCGCCGTGCAGATCCTGAATCCCAGTGGTGAGGTCACCATGCCCCGCCCCGAACGGACCCGGGTGATGTGCGTCGCCAACCAGAAGGGCGGCGTGGGCAAGACCACGACCACGGTGAACCTGGCGGTGGCGCTCGCCCTGCACGGCAACCGGGTGCTGGTGGTCGACCTCGACCCGCAGGGCAACGCCTCCACGGGGCTCAACGTGCCGCACCACACCGGGGTGCCGGACGTCTACGACTGCCTCATCGACAGCGTGCCGCTGGAGGAGGTGGCGCAGGCCGTCGAGGGCATCCCGAACCTGTGGTGCGTACCGGCCACCATCGACCTGGCGGGCGCGGAGATCGAACTGGTCTCGGTGGTCGCCCGGGAGTCCCGGCTGGCCCGGGCCATCGCCGCGTACCCGGGGCACTTCGACTACGTCTTCATCGACTGCCCGCCGTCGCTCGGCCTGCTGACCGTCAACGCGCTGGTCGCCGCGCAGGAGGTGCTGATCCCCATCCAGTGCGAGTACTACGCGCTGGAGGGCCTCAACCAGTTGATCCAGAACATCAACCTGGTCCGGCAGCACCTCAACCCGAAGCTCGAGGTCTCCACCATCCTGCTCACCATGTACGACCGGCGTACCCGGTTGGCCGACGCCGTGGAACAGGACGTCCGGAACCACTTCGGGGACAAGGTGCTCCAAGCCGTGATCCCCCGGAACGTACGAGTCTCCGAGGCACCCAGCTACGGGCAGTCCGTGATGACCTACGATCCCGGTTCGCGGGGGGCCACGAGCTACTTCGAGGCCGCCCAGGAAATCGCCGAGCGAGGCGTCATGGAGCCGGTGAGCCGGAATGCGTAG
- a CDS encoding MarR family winged helix-turn-helix transcriptional regulator yields the protein MADQLEGDPLALEQQVCFALSVAARGVVAVYRPLLEPMGLTHPQYLVMLALWQYAPLSVRELSRLLQLDPGTLSPLLKRLEAAGYVRRERDASDERSLAVSLTASGQALREQAERIPPAIVQRLGLPLADLRHLHTVLTEVIAAANRAATAEPGAAGQPGQASA from the coding sequence GTGGCCGACCAGCTCGAGGGCGATCCCCTGGCGCTGGAGCAGCAGGTGTGCTTCGCGCTCTCCGTGGCCGCGCGCGGCGTCGTCGCGGTCTACCGGCCGCTCCTGGAGCCGATGGGGCTCACCCATCCGCAGTACCTGGTCATGCTGGCGCTCTGGCAGTACGCGCCGCTGTCCGTGCGGGAGCTGAGCCGCCTGCTCCAGCTCGACCCCGGCACGCTGTCGCCGCTGCTCAAGCGCCTCGAAGCGGCCGGCTACGTGCGGCGCGAGCGGGACGCCTCGGACGAGCGCAGCCTGGCCGTCTCGCTCACCGCCAGCGGGCAGGCCCTCCGGGAGCAGGCCGAGCGGATCCCCCCGGCGATCGTGCAGCGGCTCGGCCTGCCGCTGGCGGACCTGCGGCACCTGCACACGGTGCTCACCGAGGTGATCGCGGCGGCCAACCGGGCCGCGACGGCCGAGCCCGGCGCCGCCGGGCAGCCGGGTCAGGCGTCGGCGTAG
- the yidD gene encoding membrane protein insertion efficiency factor YidD, with amino-acid sequence MLLAPIIAYRRWISPALPARCRFYPSCSAYAVEAVSRHGALRGAWLTVRRLSRCHPFHPGGHDPVPEPGDRRRSDVTGA; translated from the coding sequence ATGCTGCTGGCGCCCATCATCGCGTACCGTCGGTGGATAAGTCCGGCACTGCCGGCCCGCTGCCGGTTCTACCCGTCGTGCAGTGCCTACGCCGTCGAGGCGGTGTCCCGGCACGGTGCGCTGCGGGGAGCCTGGCTGACGGTCCGGCGGCTGTCGCGCTGCCACCCCTTCCACCCAGGTGGACACGACCCGGTGCCGGAGCCGGGCGACCGCCGCCGTTCCGACGTGACTGGAGCCTGA
- the yidC gene encoding membrane protein insertase YidC: MFSLDWIYYAISWILLTWHSAWDAIGVSVDAVIGTNWAWILSIIFLVVTVRVILFPVFVKQIKSQRAMQALQPKVKELQEKHKGDRETLQKEMMELYRKEKANPLMGCLPMFLQIPVFLGLFHTLKRLNPDNQGKTLYGWTVEQFNSASNAKLFSAPISGKFGSTAAEMASLGANLTTVKIVAGVLVCIMIATTYLTSRQMILKTGWAEDPQQRMVQRLMLYGIPFSLLISGAIFPIGVIIYWVTNNLFTLGQQQWVLRKFPPLVPPKSSTAGKATAGKTAQPAKAGGLLGRKTAQPAVKAPAAAPKVAGPKPGAKPVNPKKSGGRPAKRQG, translated from the coding sequence GTGTTTAGTCTCGACTGGATCTACTACGCGATCTCGTGGATCCTGCTGACCTGGCACTCGGCCTGGGACGCCATCGGGGTCTCGGTCGACGCCGTGATCGGCACGAACTGGGCCTGGATCCTCTCCATCATCTTCCTGGTGGTGACGGTCCGGGTGATCCTGTTCCCGGTCTTCGTCAAGCAGATCAAGTCGCAGCGGGCCATGCAGGCGCTCCAGCCCAAGGTCAAGGAGCTGCAGGAGAAGCACAAGGGTGACCGGGAGACGCTCCAGAAGGAGATGATGGAGCTCTACCGGAAGGAAAAGGCCAACCCGCTCATGGGCTGCCTTCCGATGTTCCTCCAGATCCCGGTCTTCCTCGGCCTGTTCCACACGCTCAAGCGGCTCAACCCCGACAACCAGGGCAAGACCCTGTACGGCTGGACCGTCGAGCAGTTCAACAGCGCCTCGAACGCGAAGCTCTTCTCCGCCCCGATCTCCGGGAAGTTCGGCTCCACGGCCGCCGAGATGGCGTCGCTCGGCGCGAACCTCACCACCGTGAAGATCGTCGCCGGCGTGCTGGTCTGCATCATGATCGCCACGACCTACCTGACCAGCCGGCAGATGATCCTCAAGACCGGTTGGGCGGAGGACCCGCAGCAGCGCATGGTGCAGCGGCTGATGCTCTACGGCATCCCGTTCTCGCTGCTCATCTCCGGCGCCATCTTCCCGATCGGTGTGATCATCTACTGGGTCACCAACAACCTCTTCACCCTCGGCCAGCAGCAGTGGGTGCTGCGGAAGTTCCCGCCGCTGGTGCCGCCGAAGAGCAGCACCGCCGGGAAGGCCACGGCCGGCAAGACCGCCCAGCCGGCCAAGGCCGGTGGCCTGCTCGGCCGCAAGACCGCCCAGCCGGCCGTCAAGGCCCCGGCCGCCGCCCCCAAGGTGGCCGGCCCGAAGCCCGGCGCCAAGCCGGTCAACCCGAAGAAGAGCGGCGGCCGCCCCGCCAAGCGACAGGGCTGA
- the dnaA gene encoding chromosomal replication initiator protein DnaA: MTGSNDLAAVWTATTDELADEIISAQQRAYLRLTRLRAIVEDTALLSVPDAFTRDVIESRLRPAITEALSRRLGRPIQVAVTVRVAEDPGGRPAGTVYRSGPEPLAGPADLLAGFEQPAPADTAPGFPDLGFPPARPEAPAYADPRPEPPAEEPAPRQRTADGARPQLIPASRDGQDTLFSAAFAEPLRAAPERRAFDERARVEAPAPDAGGYEPRYREAAGPADAPPLRGLPRDGATDSGPGRGAPDHRPGGQSDRRLPGGAESGGNRLNPKYMFETFVIGSSNRFAHAASVAVAESPAKAYNPLFIYGSSGLGKTHLLHAIGHYATTLGNARSVRYVSTEEFTNDFINSLRDDKTSAFQRRYRDVDILLIDDIQFLENRERTQEEFFHTFNTLHNANKQIVITSDRSPKQLATLEDRLRTRFEWGLLADIQPPDLETRIAILQKKAAQERLFAPPDVLEFIASRVSNSIRELEGALIRVTAFASLTRSSVELSLAEEVLRDFIPDGAGPEITADQIMVSTADYFGVSLEDLRGHSRSRVLVNARQVAMYLCRELTDLSLPRIGQAFGGRDHTTVMHADRKIRQQMAERRSLYNQIAELTNRIKQTT, translated from the coding sequence GTGACCGGATCGAACGACCTTGCCGCGGTGTGGACGGCGACGACCGACGAGCTCGCCGACGAGATCATCTCCGCGCAGCAGCGGGCGTACCTCCGGTTGACCCGGCTCCGGGCGATCGTCGAGGACACCGCGCTCCTCTCCGTACCGGACGCGTTCACCCGGGACGTGATCGAGTCCCGCCTCCGCCCGGCCATCACCGAGGCGTTGAGCCGCCGGCTCGGCCGGCCCATCCAGGTCGCCGTCACCGTGCGCGTCGCCGAGGATCCGGGCGGCCGTCCGGCCGGCACCGTCTACCGCAGCGGCCCGGAGCCCCTGGCCGGCCCCGCGGACCTGCTCGCCGGCTTCGAGCAGCCCGCTCCGGCGGACACCGCTCCGGGCTTCCCCGACCTGGGCTTCCCGCCGGCCCGGCCGGAGGCCCCCGCGTACGCCGACCCGCGCCCGGAGCCGCCGGCCGAGGAGCCCGCCCCCCGGCAGCGCACCGCCGACGGCGCCCGCCCCCAGCTCATCCCGGCCAGCCGCGACGGGCAGGACACGCTCTTCAGCGCTGCCTTCGCCGAACCGCTGCGCGCCGCCCCCGAGCGCCGGGCCTTCGACGAGCGGGCCCGGGTCGAGGCGCCCGCCCCCGACGCCGGTGGCTACGAGCCCCGCTACCGGGAGGCGGCCGGCCCGGCCGACGCCCCGCCGCTGCGCGGCCTGCCCCGCGACGGCGCCACGGACAGCGGCCCGGGTCGCGGCGCCCCCGACCACCGTCCCGGCGGCCAGTCCGACCGGCGGCTGCCCGGCGGTGCGGAGAGCGGTGGCAACCGGCTCAACCCGAAGTACATGTTCGAGACGTTCGTCATCGGTTCGTCCAACCGCTTCGCCCACGCGGCGAGCGTGGCGGTGGCCGAGTCGCCGGCGAAGGCGTACAACCCGCTGTTCATCTACGGCAGCTCCGGGCTGGGCAAGACCCACCTGCTGCACGCCATCGGGCACTACGCCACGACGCTGGGCAACGCCCGCTCGGTCCGGTACGTCTCGACCGAGGAGTTCACGAACGACTTCATCAACTCGCTGCGGGACGACAAGACGAGCGCGTTCCAGCGCCGCTACCGGGACGTGGACATCCTCCTGATCGACGACATCCAGTTCCTGGAGAACCGGGAGCGGACCCAGGAGGAGTTCTTCCACACCTTCAACACCCTGCACAACGCCAACAAGCAGATCGTGATCACCTCGGACCGTTCGCCCAAGCAGCTGGCGACGCTGGAGGACCGGCTGCGGACCCGCTTCGAGTGGGGCCTGCTCGCCGACATCCAGCCGCCGGACCTGGAGACCCGGATCGCGATCCTCCAGAAGAAGGCGGCGCAGGAGCGGCTGTTCGCCCCGCCGGACGTGCTGGAGTTCATCGCCTCCCGGGTGTCGAACTCGATCCGGGAACTCGAGGGCGCGCTGATCCGGGTCACCGCGTTCGCCAGCCTCACCCGCTCGTCGGTGGAGCTGTCGCTGGCCGAGGAGGTGCTGCGGGACTTCATCCCGGACGGCGCCGGCCCGGAGATCACCGCCGACCAGATCATGGTCTCCACCGCGGACTACTTCGGAGTGAGCCTGGAGGACCTGCGCGGCCACTCCCGGTCCCGGGTGCTGGTCAACGCCCGCCAGGTGGCCATGTACCTGTGCCGGGAGCTGACCGACCTGTCGTTGCCCCGGATCGGGCAGGCGTTCGGCGGTCGGGACCACACGACGGTCATGCACGCCGACCGGAAGATCCGCCAGCAGATGGCGGAGCGGCGCTCGCTCTACAACCAGATCGCCGAGCTGACCAACCGGATCAAGCAGACCACCTGA
- the rnpA gene encoding ribonuclease P protein component has product MLAAAQRLRRSSDFAAAVRGGRRVGRGAVVVHLTLPTQTGSTATPSPEPARRSGADTSAPRRAGFVVSKAVGNAVVRNKVRRRLRHLVRERLADLPAGSTLVVRALPPAADASYARLGADLDAALAAARSPRGRRSR; this is encoded by the coding sequence GTGCTGGCCGCCGCGCAACGACTGCGGCGCAGTAGCGACTTCGCCGCAGCGGTTCGGGGTGGCCGCCGCGTCGGCCGTGGCGCCGTCGTGGTCCACCTGACGCTCCCCACGCAGACCGGATCCACCGCGACACCCTCGCCGGAGCCGGCGCGGAGAAGCGGTGCGGATACCTCCGCACCCCGCCGCGCCGGCTTCGTCGTGTCCAAGGCCGTCGGCAACGCCGTGGTCCGGAACAAGGTCCGCCGCCGGCTCCGCCACCTGGTCCGCGAGCGGCTGGCCGACCTGCCCGCCGGCAGCACCCTCGTGGTACGCGCACTGCCCCCGGCCGCCGACGCGTCGTACGCCCGGCTCGGCGCCGACCTGGACGCCGCCCTCGCCGCCGCGCGCTCCCCCCGGGGTCGGCGGTCCCGGTGA
- the gnd gene encoding phosphogluconate dehydrogenase (NAD(+)-dependent, decarboxylating), which translates to MQLGLVGLGRMGGNMRERLRAAGHEVVGYDRNAELSDVASLAELADKLESPRAVWVMVPAGVTDATIDELAGVLGEGDIIIDGGNSRFSDDAPRAERLNEQGIGYIDVGVSGGVWGKQNGYALMVGGAQEHVERLMPIFEALKPAGEFGFVHAGPVGAGHYAKMVHNGIEYGLMHAYAEGYELLAASELVTNVPGVFKSWREGTVVRSWLLDLLDRALDEDPELAELSGYTEDTGEGRWTVDEAVRLAVPLNVITASLFARFASRQDDSPAMKAVAALRQQFGGHAVHKR; encoded by the coding sequence ATGCAGCTCGGCCTGGTAGGACTCGGCCGGATGGGCGGCAACATGCGCGAGCGGTTGCGCGCCGCCGGTCACGAGGTGGTCGGTTACGACCGCAACGCGGAGCTGAGCGACGTCGCGAGCCTCGCGGAGCTGGCCGACAAGCTGGAGTCGCCCCGCGCGGTCTGGGTGATGGTCCCGGCCGGTGTCACCGACGCCACCATCGACGAGCTCGCCGGCGTGCTCGGCGAGGGCGACATCATCATCGACGGCGGCAACTCCCGGTTCAGCGACGACGCCCCGCGCGCCGAGCGCCTCAACGAGCAGGGCATCGGCTACATCGACGTCGGCGTCTCCGGCGGCGTCTGGGGCAAGCAGAACGGGTACGCCCTGATGGTCGGCGGCGCCCAGGAGCACGTCGAGCGCCTCATGCCGATCTTCGAGGCGCTCAAGCCGGCGGGCGAGTTCGGCTTCGTGCACGCCGGCCCGGTCGGCGCCGGCCACTACGCGAAGATGGTGCACAACGGCATCGAGTACGGCCTGATGCACGCCTACGCCGAGGGCTACGAGCTGCTGGCCGCCTCGGAGCTGGTGACAAACGTGCCGGGCGTCTTCAAGTCCTGGCGCGAGGGCACGGTGGTCCGGTCCTGGCTGCTCGACCTGCTGGACCGGGCGCTGGACGAGGACCCGGAGCTGGCCGAGCTGAGCGGCTACACCGAGGACACCGGCGAGGGCCGGTGGACGGTCGACGAGGCGGTCCGGCTCGCCGTGCCGCTCAACGTCATCACCGCCTCGCTGTTCGCCCGGTTCGCCTCCCGGCAGGACGACTCGCCCGCCATGAAGGCCGTCGCCGCGCTGCGCCAGCAGTTCGGCGGCCACGCCGTCCACAAGCGCTGA
- the rpmH gene encoding 50S ribosomal protein L34 — protein sequence MSKRTYQPNNRRRAKTHGFRLRMRTRAGRAIISTRRAKGRARLSA from the coding sequence GTGAGCAAGCGCACCTACCAGCCGAACAACCGCCGGCGCGCGAAGACCCACGGCTTCCGGCTGCGCATGCGCACCCGTGCCGGCCGCGCCATCATCTCGACCCGTCGCGCCAAGGGCCGCGCCCGCCTGTCGGCCTGA
- a CDS encoding DUF721 domain-containing protein, with translation MSDEVQLPPARLGPGRGGRTPEGPEAKPGGEAGAGLPEGAAGPELARAVLDAAKARRQAAAGTRRRSAVRGDGEKRLRGYSGPGPDPRDPQPLGAVLDKLVKARGWQQPAAEATVFGAWERVVGPEVAQHSRPVKLENGELTVEARSTAWATQLRLLAGSLLKQIASEVGHNVVRKLHIHGPAAPSWSRGPRRVRGRGPRDTYG, from the coding sequence GTGTCGGATGAGGTGCAGCTCCCGCCCGCACGGCTGGGGCCGGGACGCGGTGGGCGTACCCCTGAGGGGCCGGAGGCGAAGCCGGGCGGTGAGGCCGGTGCGGGCCTGCCGGAGGGTGCGGCCGGGCCGGAGCTGGCCCGGGCGGTGCTGGACGCCGCGAAGGCCCGGCGGCAGGCGGCCGCCGGCACCCGGCGGCGCAGCGCGGTGCGGGGCGACGGTGAGAAGCGGCTGCGCGGCTACTCCGGCCCGGGGCCGGACCCGCGCGACCCGCAGCCGCTCGGCGCCGTGCTGGACAAGCTGGTGAAGGCCCGTGGCTGGCAGCAGCCGGCGGCCGAGGCGACGGTCTTCGGCGCCTGGGAGCGGGTGGTCGGGCCCGAGGTGGCGCAGCACAGCCGACCGGTGAAGCTGGAGAACGGTGAGCTGACCGTGGAGGCGCGCTCGACGGCCTGGGCCACCCAGTTGCGGCTGCTCGCCGGCTCGCTGCTCAAGCAGATCGCCAGCGAGGTGGGCCACAACGTGGTGCGCAAGCTGCACATCCACGGCCCGGCCGCGCCGTCCTGGTCGCGCGGTCCACGGCGGGTGCGCGGCCGCGGCCCCCGCGACACCTACGGCTGA